The Candidatus Eisenbacteria bacterium genome contains the following window.
AGACGGGCTCCCCGACTTCGGGTCCGCCGACTCCCACCGGCATGTCGATCGGTTTGTAGTTGAAGTTGGCCCGCAGATGGTGGACCGAGGGATAGTAGTCGGTCACGCTGAGATCGTCGACGTAGAAGCGGCCGTCGCGATCGGTGTCATAGCTGCATCCCAGGAGAACCGCGCCCACCCCGCGGTCCGTGACGCCGTGATCCTCCGAAATGATCGCCGGCGCGCCGTCCAGGTAGACGCTGTAGAGGCCGGTGTCCATCGCGAAGAAGATCCAGACGCGGTAGTGCCTCCCGGTCTCGTAGCTGCCGATGACGCCGTTGTCACCGTTGGCATCGCTGCAGGAGACAGCGCCCGATTCGGCGAAGCGGAGATTCAAGAAGCTCCTTGCGGAAGTCCCTTGCTCGCGGATGTAGATGAAGAACTGCTCATAGGCCGGAAACCAGAGGTTCATGGAGATGACGAGACCGCCGGCCGTGACCTCTTGGCTCTCGAGGAACTCGAACCGGAGGTTGCCAGCGCTTGTCGTGCTGTTGTCCATGATGTCGAGGCACGGGGTCGGCATGGCGCCTCCGCGGACCGTGTCCGCGACACCGATTCTCGACACCGGCTCGCCGAGGGCGGCTCCTCCCATTCCGATATGGAGGCCCACGAGCTTGTCGTCGAAGTCAGCCTTGAGATAGACAGTGGCGCTCGCGGCAGGGGCGAGCAGGGCTGCAGCAGTCAGGAGCAGGACAACAAGAACGAGGGGGGATCTCATGGCGGCTCTCCTTCGCTCCCAGCTTGGTGGGCTCGGTTGTGTCAGGGTTCGGACGGGACCTTGTTGAACCGAGTATGATTGGTGCCTTTCGACATCGGGAGTCACCTGAGCAGTACGATGCGATGACTGACGTAACGGCCTCCCACGCCACCTCTTACGAAGTAGACTCCCGAAGCAAGAGGCAGCCCGTCGTCGCTTCTACGGTCCCAGTGTATGACGTGAACTCCCTCTCGCAGCGTTCTTTGGCCAAGCAACCGCACCCTGCGACCGGCGGCGTCGAGGATATCGATCTCGGCGGAGATCGGTCGGACAACGGACACGAGAATCTCCACCGCTCCCGCCGAAGGCGTCGGATAGACGGCAAGGGCCAAACCAGGCAGGGGAAAAGTCCCCTCGTCCACGCTGCCCGCAGGTGCGGGAAAAGCCTGATATCCCAGCAGTGCCGCCACGCCGAACCCCGCGACGTTCGGGTACTTTTCGCTGGCCGGATCCGCTGTGTCACGAATCCCGCCGTCCCCATCCAGGGTGTTATTGATGAGCCAGTCCACCGACTGCGTTGGAAACGGCTTACTCAGGCCGGTGGCAGACATGGCGTACATCAACACGCTCATACTGAAACGAGGATCCCCAGGGTAGCAGACGAGGCTTCCGTCGGCTTGCACGCAAGCCGACAGCCAATCGAACGCATCAAGATTGTATTGGTTTGCTCCAAAAACCCATGGCAGATAGCCCTGGGGGAAGACGCCGTCGAAGCCATCCAGCTCGGAAGCGAGGCTGCCATCCTCATACATGCCAACAGCGTACCTTCCGTCCGAGGCAAGGAAAAACGTCCCCGGCACTTGCTCTTCCAGGTGGCCGGCGGCATCGCGATAGCGCGTGTCGCCGTAAAGCTCCCAGCCAGCCCGCATGCCCAAGTACACATCGGCCTGGTCGGCAGCATAGCAGAAGGGCCAGAGATGCCATTGGCCGTCTGCGACCCATCGCTGCCATGAGCTGTA
Protein-coding sequences here:
- a CDS encoding T9SS type A sorting domain-containing protein — its product is MMPNVSTRHAKFSCCLAGILLWSCLATGAPAPAAPPYDPATALLIVDYLLNQQDANGAIPDVPNGETVNIDSNMEYALIGFAAAFHYAGSPAYLSALELGIRWLAAAEEMTDAQWRGSWFYAYSSAPPYQPVPTSPDDPAIMDVRGVDATSALFVYLLYLHSVLSGSDALAQEYDANARAALDFVLAGNQSPDGFFYSSWQRWVADGQWHLWPFCYAADQADVYLGMRAGWELYGDTRYRDAAGHLEEQVPGTFFLASDGRYAVGMYEDGSLASELDGFDGVFPQGYLPWVFGANQYNLDAFDWLSACVQADGSLVCYPGDPRFSMSVLMYAMSATGLSKPFPTQSVDWLINNTLDGDGGIRDTADPASEKYPNVAGFGVAALLGYQAFPAPAGSVDEGTFPLPGLALAVYPTPSAGAVEILVSVVRPISAEIDILDAAGRRVRLLGQRTLREGVHVIHWDRRSDDGLPLASGVYFVRGGVGGRYVSHRIVLLR